In a genomic window of Wyeomyia smithii strain HCP4-BCI-WySm-NY-G18 chromosome 1, ASM2978416v1, whole genome shotgun sequence:
- the LOC129727555 gene encoding tetratricopeptide repeat protein 21B-like translates to MDDRDYKSVIIYYGREKLYRTMHRTVLEAMAKYTVDTSFRYFNGIALVLEAIKLQEGIRELSHLQGDKDLGLAVVLSLMYAHRKCSVIDKDELSNLEAALKEEKKGLTSVSAYYAALFLFLTGKIEKAREYADKALRYNPNNPDALTLRGWCEIFMNKNRPIILEYFSKALEQGKQIDASFGQIRYHQFNNDCDTAMGILNRLSVRYPELNIILVEKIRCYLANWNYDSAAETSMRILNIEPTNIEALRVKLMMLVVKEGNYAASISILQYLFKTMEKTEPANGELFMQTGKLFARVCGRNKSILSETYHFLEKAHKIDPNNADFITELGFQCVLRGKFKDASKWFKMASKIDDTSLSALCGLTLCQITESGVSEQVFQQIEFLTEIQGKDKNPILLLMSAKTHRNDHEKAQAFLFAASEVQFKNLKTITYGLEYLLAFDPDFLLEVVKELLFHSPTENDMQNEFVESLHPSLRHCSNILDAVVKACPGLAEAMYLLAKVQFLCGEFTTAARTLEKVLRDIDATYSDAHLLMARVHIQQKCYTKAAQSLEMCLSKDFQVRDNPMYHLLQGMVLKNQQLYEDALKSFVTATNMCPNSADHMSPSKKTESDSVLSTADLLSLHLEIINTHVLMNQHSEALKLMHSVSAKFSSTTEEGRLTIAIADFYSQQGNFTKAIELLKTITSTEPYYVQAKTKMAHLYLVHRKDRLAYAQCFNELVSHNPGASSYLMLGDAYMSIQEPDDSIEAYKQAHKQNPKDPSLASKLGRAYVKTHQYKKAIAYYQEAVRTPENYLLKLDLAELFLKLKQYSNAEQTLVDEMELSKGDNGDILRLQLKTKQLLLLARIREKAGYLASSLNTLKEARDNQYKMLKRLFVDQHSQQEQNNILAKICILMAEQSIALRDNEQAVHHYHEALKIMPGDVNVLVALARAYMQVANMDQCQLICAEILQKEPNNEAASVMMADLCFRRMDFENAAYHFSQLLVSQPTYWTALTRLIEVMRRSGTLSDVQPFFSRAEELCNRPETEAGLNYSKGLNDWYNGNPNSALRFFNNCRRDPEWGQQAIYNMIEICLNPDGDLPNEGVVDIAVDDLEIKDSRAMALKTAERLLKELKPRPGVIDNAALNHRLLQNFHLLASKQKINIDRALQDFTAILSQEEYKEQIGAVYGVASAYVILKQSQRAKNQLKRIAKNSWTFEEADYLERSWLLLADLYLQAGKYDMATDLLSRVLDHNKSCSKAYELLGLVSEKEQNYRMASVHYELAWKFCAKSKPNIAYKLAFNYMKTKRYADAVDICQQVLKAHPDYPSIKKDILDKCRNNLKN, encoded by the exons ATGGACGACCGAGATTACAAAAGTGTCATCATTTACTATGGACGTGAAAAGTTGTACCGAACAATGCACCGGACGGTGCTCGAGGCAATGGCAAAATATACGGTGGACACAAGTTTCCGATACTTCAACGGCATCGCTCTGGTGTTGGAAGCGATCAAGCTGCAGGAAGGCATACGTGAGCTAAGTCACTTGCAGGGTGACAAGGATTTGGGTTTGGCCGTGGTGCTGAGTCTCATGTATGCGCATAGAAAGTGCAGCGTTATCGATAAGGACGAGTTAAGTAATTTGGAAGCCGCTCTGAAGGAGGAGAAAAAAGGCTTGACGTCGGTATCGGCTTATTATGCAGCGCTGTTCCTGTTTCTGACGGGTAAGATTGAGAAGGCTCGCGAGTATGCCGATAAGGCTCTCCGATACAATCCAAACAATCCGGATGCGTTGACGTTGAGGGGGTGGTGCGAAATATTTATGAATAAGAATAGACCGATTATTTTGGAATATTTCAGCAAGGCTCTAGAGCAGGGCAAACAAATCGATGCTAGCTTCGGTCAAATTCGGTACCATCAGTTTAATAATGATTGTGATACAGCTATGGGAATTTTGAACCGGTTGTCGGTGCGTTACCCCGAGCTGAATATAATTCTTGTCGAGAAAATTCGCTGTTATTTGGCTAACTGGAACTATGACAGCGCGGCGGAAACCTCTATGCGTATTCTCAATATTGAACCTACTAATATAGAAGCCTTGAGGGTGAAACTCATGATGCTTGTAGTGAAGGAAGGAAACTATGCGGCTAGTATAAGTATATTGCAGTATCTGTTTAAAACAATGGAGAAAACTGAACCTGCTAACGGAGAGCTTTTTATGCAAACCGGCAAATTGTTTGCGCGAGTCTGTGGAAGAAACAAATCTATCCTATCGGAAACCTATCATTTCCTGGAGAAGGCTCACAAAATTGATCCCAACAATGCTGATTTTATTACCGAACTGGGCTTTCAATGTGTTCTGCGCGGGAAATTCAAAGATGCCAGTAAGTGGTTTAAAATGGCCTCTAAAATCGACGATACATCACTGAGCGCACTGTGCGGTCTAACGCTTTGTCAAATAACGGAATCGGGTGTTTCCGAGCAAGTCTTTCAGCAGATAGAGTTTCTAACGGAAATTCAGGGGAAAGATAAGAATCCAATTTTACTATTGATGTCGGCGAAAACTCACCGCAACGATCACGAGAAAGCGCAGGCTTTTCTGTTTGCAGCAAGCGAAGTTCAGTTCAAAAATCTTAAAACCATTACCTATGGTTTGGAATATTTGCTGGCATTTGATCCCGACTTTCTGCTGGAGGTTGTTAAAGAATTGCTCTTTCATTCTCCGACGGAAAACGATATGCAGAACGAGTTTGTAGAGTCGCTGCATCCCTCGTTAAGACATTGTTCGAATATTTTGGACGCAGTAGTGAAAGCTTGCCCCGGCCTGGCCGAGGCAATGTATTTACTAGCGAAGGTTCAATTTCTCTGCGGTGAGTTTACGACTGCTGCTAGGACACTGGAAAAGGTGCTGCGTGACATCGATGCCACCTATTCCGATGCACATTTGCTCATGGCTCGGGTtcacattcagcagaaatgttACACAAAAGCGGCTCAAAGTTTGGAGATGTGTCTTAGTAAGGATTTTCAAGTACGAGATAATCCTATGTATCATTTGCTGCAAGGAATGGTACTAAAAAACCAACAGCTATACGAGGATGCTCTGAAGAGTTTCGTCACTGCAACGAACATGTGCCCGAATAGTGCGGATCATATGTCGCCCTCGAAAAAAACCGAATCGGACAGTGTCCTGTCAACAGCAGACCTTCTATCGCTGCATTTGGAAATTATCAACACGCATGTTCTCATGAACCAACACTCGGAAGCGTTGAAACTGATGCATTCGGTATCGGCTAAATTCTCCTCCACCACTGAGGAAGGCCGGCTAACCATCGCGATAGCGGATTTTTACAGCCAGCAGGGAAACTTCACAAAGGCAATCGAACTGCTGAAAACTATCACTTCGACGGAACCCTATTACGTGCAGGCTAAAACGAAAATGGCTCACCTCTATCTGGTGCACCGGAAGGATCGGTTGGCGTACGCGCAGTGCTTTAATGAGTTGGTTTCGCATAATCCCGGTGCCTCGAGCTATCTGATGCTGGGTGATGCCTACATGTCCATCCAGGAGCCGGACGACTCGATTGAGGCGTACAAGCAAGCCCATAAGCAAAATCCCAAGGATCCTTCGCTGGCCAGCAAGTTGGGCAGAGCGTACGTTAAGACGCATCAGTACAAGAAAGCTATCGCGTATTATCAGGAAGCGGTCAGAACTCCAGAGAATTATCTTCTCAAACTGGATTTGGCTGAGTTGTTTCTGAAGCTGAAACAGTACTCTAACGCTGAACAGACGCTGGTGGATGAGATGGAGCTCTCTAAGGG AGACAATGGAGACATTCTGAGGCTACAGCTGAAAACCAAGCAGTTGTTACTGCTGGCGCGGATTCGAGAGAAAGCCGGCTATTTGGCGTCCTCATTGAATACATTGAAGGAGGCGCGTGATAATCAGTACAAAATGTTGAAGCGCTTGTTCGTTGATCAGCACAGCCAGCAagagcagaacaatattttggcTAA aATTTGTATTCTAATGGCTGAGCAATCAATTGCACTACGCGACAATGAGCAAGCAGTTCATCACTACCACGAAGCGTTGAAGATTATGCCCGGCGATGTTAACGTACTGGTGGCCCTAGCTCGTGCCTATATGCAAGTGGCTAACATGGACCAGTGTCAGTTGATATGCGCGGAAATTCTGCAAAAAGAACCCAATAATGAAGCCGCCTCAGTTATGATGGCGGACCTTTGCTTTCGAAGG ATGGATTTCGAGAATGCTGCTTACCATTTCTCGCAACTTCTGGTATCCCAACCGACCTATTGGACGGCTTTAACCCGACTTATCGAGGTAATGCGCCGCTCGGGAACTTTGAGCGACGTTCAGCCATTTTTTAGTCGAGCTGAAGAACTTTGTAATCGCCCCGAAACGGAGGCCGGACTGAACTACTCTAAAGGACTCAATGATTGGTACAATGGTAACCCGAACAGTGCCTTGCGGTTCTTCAACAACTGCCGCAGAGACCCCGAGTGGGGTCAGCAAGCAATTTATAATATGATCGAAATTTGTCTCAATCCTGACGGTGATTTACCAAATGAAGGCGTAGTTGATATAGCAGTGGATGATCTGGAGATAAAAGATTCCCGGGCTATGGCTCTAAAAACGGCTGAGAGACTTTTGAAGGAGCTCAAACCACGCCCTGGGGTCATTGACAATGCTGCACTGAATCATCGTTTGTTGCAAAACTTTCACCTGCTTGCGTCGAAGCAGAAGATCAATATTGACCGCGCTTTGCAGGATTTTACAGCAATTCTCTCACAGGAGGAATATAAAGAACAGATAGGCGCCGTGTACGGCGTTGCATCGGCCTACGTAATACTGAAACAATCCCAGCGGGCCAAAAACCAGCTGAAACGGATTGCCAAAAACAGCTGGACATTCGAGGAGGCCGATTATCTCGAAAGGTCCTGGTTGCTGCTGGCAGATTTGTACCTTCAAGCCGGTAAGTACGACATGGCCACCGATTTGCTGTCCCGTGTGTTGGATCACAATAAATCGTGCTCCAAAGCGTACGAACTTTTGGGACTCGTTTCTGAGAAGGAACAGAACTATCGAATGGCAAGTGTGCACTATGAGCTGGCGTGGAAATTTTGCGCCAAATCAAAACCGAACATCGCCTACAAGTTGGCTTTTAATTATATGAAAACGAAACGGTACGCCGATGCGGTCGATATTTGCCAGCAGGTTTTGAAGGCTCATCCGGACTATCCGTCGATCAAAAAAGATATTCTTGATAAGTGCAGGAATAATTTGAAGAATTGA